The DNA window GCTGGGGGTGTCGCCCAGCGCGGTGAGCAGGGCGTCGGCGGCGGCAGGCAACTCCCCAGGTCTCAGGCGGATGGTGTCGCAGTGGCGCATCTCACACCCCTCCCAGTTGCGTGGCGATGCTGGCCAGATGGTTCCAGATCGGCGGCAGCCACCACAGTCCGAGCAGCAGGATGGCGACCAGTGCCACGGCCATCGGCGCGACATGCACGAAGCGCAATTTCAGATGCGGCGCATGCTTCGGACGCGAGCCAAAATACATGGCGCGGAAGTGGTTGAGAAAGCCGATGAAAATGACGATGAGCAGCACGGCCATCCACCATACCGCCCACGGATTTGTACTCACCATGCCGCCGCGCAGGATGGTGAGTTCCGAGAGAAAAAGGCCGAACGGCGGCGCCCCGGTAATAGCCACGGCACCGGCCAGCCAGATGGCGCCCGAGCGAGGAAAAAAGTGCAGCACACGGCGGATATTGGCAATCTCCTTGCTCTCGTAAGCGTGCATCATGTTGCCCGCGCCGAAGAACACCAGCGACTTGGTGAGCGAGTGATTGAGCATGTGATACAGCGCGCCGATCACCCCCAGCGGCCCGCCGAAACCGAAGCCCAGCGCGACCACGCCCATGTGCTCCACGCTGGAATAGGCGGCGAGGCGCTTGATGACGGTCTGGTGGCTGATGAACAGCGCTGCCACCAGCAGGCTGAACGCGCCCAGCACCACGAGTGCGGTGCGCGCCGCGGCCTCGATGCGGGTGTGCTGCAGGATGTGCAAATAGCGCACGATGCCCAGCATGGCGCAGTTGAGCAGCGCGCCCGACAGCATGGCCGACACCGGCGCCGGGCCCTCGCTGTGCGCATCCGGCAGCCAGGTGTGCATCGGCGCCAGGCCGACCTTGGTGCCGAAGCCCACCAAGACCAGCAGGAAGGAGAGCAGCAGCAACACCGGCTCGGCCTTGGGGGCGATGCCGGCGAGGTTGGCCCAAGTCATGTCGTACTCCGGGCCGAGGATGAACGTGCCGGCCCAGTAAAACAGCACCGTGCCCAGCAGCGCCAGACCAAGACCTGCGGAGACGATGACGATGTACTTCCACGCCGCTTCGATGCTTTCCGGCGCGCGCTGAAAGCCCACCAGAAACGCGCTGACGATGGTGGTGAGGTCAATGGCGATCCAGTACAGCCCGGGGTTGTTCTGCACCGGTGCCAGGAACATGGTGAGCGCGAACGCGGCGAACAGGCTGTAGAAGCGGTGCAGCCGCGCCAGCTCCCCATGCATCCAGCGCATGTAGCCAATGGCGTAGACGCTGGCCAGCAGATAGACGATGGCCAGGCACAGCATCACCCACACGCCGAAATCGTCGAGCAGCAGGCCATGGTTCAGCGCGGTGACCGCCGTGTCGGGCGTGGCGATGAGCAGCACGATCACCAGGATGAGGTCGATGATCGCCGCGGCGAGATTCAGAGCCTCGGCCAGCCGCGAGTGCCGTGACACCCAACTGCCCACCGCCGCCAGCGCAGTGACGGCCCAGATGGCATACAAGACATTCCAGATCACGTCTTGCTCCAATCGCGTCGTTCGCTGGTCATCGCCTCACCCCACCAAGCGCGTGAGTTCGCGGCTGCTGGTCGTGCCCACTGCCTTGTGCAGGAAGCGGATCAGCATGCCGAAGGTGGAGACGATGATCAGCAGGTCGAAGAGGATCACCATTTCCAGCAACAGCGGCATGCCCGGCACCAGGATTTGCGAGCCGAGAAAAATGCCGTTCTCGATCACCAGCAGGCCGAGGATGGAACTCACCGCCTCCGCGCGCAGCACCAGCATCAGAAAGCCGATGAGCTTGAGCGCGAACATGGCGGTCAGCGCCAGCACGGCGATGTTGTCCACCAGGTTCATGCGCGCCCCCAGCTTCTCCGCCACCGCATAGGAAAACAGCACCAGAAAACCGCCGAGCACGATGCTCGACGCCGGTTGCAACAAGGGCGTGAATTCCCGGTTCTGCCCCAGGTCGTTGACGATGCGCACCAGCAGGTACGGCAGCAGGGTGCCGCGAAACAGCGCGGTCAGCGCGGCGATGAAAATCAGCTCCGGGTAATGCCCGGTGATGCCGACGGCCAGCGACAGCGCCGCAATCACCCATGACTCGGCGGCGAAGGCCAGGATGTGGTTCTTGATCCAGTGCGAGCCCAGCATGACGAAGGCCAGGATGAGCGCGATGATGATCAGCAGGCTGAAGATGGATGCCTGCACGCCGCCGAGGTGGAAGATCAACATGGCATGCTCCTCACACCTGCCGCGCGACGATGGCGAGGATGGCCATCAGGAAGGACAGCGCCAGCGGCTCCTGATAACGGTAAAAGCGCAGGCGCGATTGCGCGGTATCGACGAACACCATGATGAGCCCCAGCAGCGCCCACTTCGCCAGCAGCGCCGCGGTGGCGCCGGCGATGCCCAGCGCCGCGCCCTGGATGGACAAGCCCCAGGGGATGGTCAGCACATTGAGGAAGATGGTGTAGAGAATGGCCTGCTTCATCCACGACGCCCACTTCAGCAGCGCCAGCAGCGGGCCGGAGTATTCGAGAATGCGCGCCTCGCCGATCATGTAGATCTCATCGTGGATGCTCGAATGGATCGGCAGGCGCTCGGTTTCCACCGTGAGCAGAATGAAAAACGCCGCCACCAGGAACAGATGCGCCGGGCCCCAGAACACCGCCGGCTGCGCCACCAGCAGGTGATTGACGACGAAGGGCAGCATGGCCTGCGCCAGCAGGGTGATGCCGACGAACACCATGATCAGCGTCGGCTCGGCCAGGATGGCCAGCATGGCCTCGCGGCTCGACCCCAGCCCGCCATAGGGATGACCGCTATCGAGACCCGCGAGCAGGATGGCGAAGCCGGCCAGGGTCAGCATGAGGCCGCCGCCCAGGATGTCGCCCATGTCCGAGAGCGGCAGCGGGTAGTTGGTCAGCACCGGGATGAGGATGGGCACCGTGAGCATGGCCGAGAACGCCACCACCGGCGCGGCCCAGAAAATCCACGACGCGGTTTGCGGCACCACGAGCTCTTTGCGGAACCACTTGGCCAGATCGCGG is part of the Thiomonas sp. X19 genome and encodes:
- a CDS encoding proton-conducting transporter membrane subunit; protein product: MIWNVLYAIWAVTALAAVGSWVSRHSRLAEALNLAAAIIDLILVIVLLIATPDTAVTALNHGLLLDDFGVWVMLCLAIVYLLASVYAIGYMRWMHGELARLHRFYSLFAAFALTMFLAPVQNNPGLYWIAIDLTTIVSAFLVGFQRAPESIEAAWKYIVIVSAGLGLALLGTVLFYWAGTFILGPEYDMTWANLAGIAPKAEPVLLLLSFLLVLVGFGTKVGLAPMHTWLPDAHSEGPAPVSAMLSGALLNCAMLGIVRYLHILQHTRIEAAARTALVVLGAFSLLVAALFISHQTVIKRLAAYSSVEHMGVVALGFGFGGPLGVIGALYHMLNHSLTKSLVFFGAGNMMHAYESKEIANIRRVLHFFPRSGAIWLAGAVAITGAPPFGLFLSELTILRGGMVSTNPWAVWWMAVLLIVIFIGFLNHFRAMYFGSRPKHAPHLKLRFVHVAPMAVALVAILLLGLWWLPPIWNHLASIATQLGGV
- a CDS encoding hydrogenase — its product is MLIFHLGGVQASIFSLLIIIALILAFVMLGSHWIKNHILAFAAESWVIAALSLAVGITGHYPELIFIAALTALFRGTLLPYLLVRIVNDLGQNREFTPLLQPASSIVLGGFLVLFSYAVAEKLGARMNLVDNIAVLALTAMFALKLIGFLMLVLRAEAVSSILGLLVIENGIFLGSQILVPGMPLLLEMVILFDLLIIVSTFGMLIRFLHKAVGTTSSRELTRLVG
- a CDS encoding respiratory chain complex I subunit 1 family protein, with product MQAQAVWPQIAQVLAIVLLSPLLHGFIAMMEEKVQRGAGPSLFQPYRDLAKWFRKELVVPQTASWIFWAAPVVAFSAMLTVPILIPVLTNYPLPLSDMGDILGGGLMLTLAGFAILLAGLDSGHPYGGLGSSREAMLAILAEPTLIMVFVGITLLAQAMLPFVVNHLLVAQPAVFWGPAHLFLVAAFFILLTVETERLPIHSSIHDEIYMIGEARILEYSGPLLALLKWASWMKQAILYTIFLNVLTIPWGLSIQGAALGIAGATAALLAKWALLGLIMVFVDTAQSRLRFYRYQEPLALSFLMAILAIVARQV